From a single Sediminibacterium sp. KACHI17 genomic region:
- a CDS encoding DUF3472 domain-containing protein — MRNIFFLCLFLGISSSVLAQSKHTIPVHTAYLLPATEEEPFISENGKQVYQWSDAKQSISFFFYHTKPGTLMLSLNGAAVKINQQIQVTVGGKLFNVLVPVSTRSKEIRIGSLPVTDSGFMEVVISAKKLVSKGIKIESLIVAGNGAEALRYNAKPRRNAASVHLRYPLADSIRAIGFYNEVTVPKGYDPVHSFYMANGFSRGYFGIQVNSEKERRVIFSVWDAGNEAIDRNKVAEENKVKLLAKGDGVITNDFGNEGTGGHSHWVYDWKTGETYQFMLTALPDSASQTTIYTGYFFVPELKRWKLIAAFRAPKDGKRLSNLYSFNENFVGSNGHLQRRALFGNQWVQQQNGRWVPLTEAIFSTDATGKAGDRFDIGAGVANEQFYLWNGGFMAQEGKPGDSFKRNNTSKAPTIDYTKDADSLAQAKKDIEEIATAVQAGKIDTTGSIESVYYHILQQGTGDFVSVTDTVTVHYKGSLLTDGSIFDQTRDNPATFPLRRLIRGWQLALPKCRVGGKVRVIIPSAQAYGIRTRSKDIPPNKVLVFDIEVISTKRQQ, encoded by the coding sequence ATGCGAAATATCTTCTTTTTATGTCTTTTTTTAGGCATTAGTTCCTCTGTTCTAGCTCAATCTAAGCATACGATCCCTGTTCATACTGCCTATCTTTTACCTGCAACTGAGGAAGAGCCTTTCATCAGTGAAAATGGGAAACAAGTTTATCAATGGTCAGATGCAAAACAATCTATCAGCTTCTTTTTTTATCATACAAAGCCCGGTACACTCATGTTATCATTGAATGGTGCGGCTGTCAAGATCAATCAACAAATACAAGTAACTGTCGGCGGAAAATTATTCAACGTATTGGTGCCTGTGAGTACAAGATCGAAAGAGATCAGGATTGGCTCCTTGCCTGTTACAGATAGTGGGTTTATGGAAGTTGTAATCTCGGCAAAAAAATTGGTATCGAAAGGTATCAAGATTGAGTCTTTGATCGTTGCCGGAAATGGAGCTGAAGCACTTCGATACAATGCTAAACCAAGAAGAAATGCGGCTTCTGTACATCTTAGATATCCATTAGCAGATAGCATTCGTGCGATCGGATTTTATAATGAAGTTACTGTTCCAAAAGGATATGATCCTGTTCATAGCTTTTATATGGCCAACGGTTTTTCGAGAGGCTATTTTGGAATACAGGTGAATAGTGAAAAAGAGCGAAGAGTGATTTTTTCTGTATGGGATGCAGGCAACGAAGCCATCGACAGAAATAAAGTAGCAGAAGAGAATAAAGTTAAACTACTGGCAAAAGGTGATGGGGTGATCACCAATGATTTTGGAAATGAAGGTACAGGCGGTCATAGCCATTGGGTATATGATTGGAAAACCGGAGAAACCTATCAGTTTATGTTGACAGCATTACCCGATAGTGCTTCACAAACTACTATTTATACGGGATACTTTTTTGTTCCTGAATTGAAGCGTTGGAAACTGATCGCCGCCTTTCGAGCTCCAAAAGATGGGAAACGTTTATCGAACCTTTATTCTTTCAATGAAAACTTTGTAGGGAGTAATGGTCACTTGCAAAGAAGGGCTTTATTCGGTAATCAATGGGTGCAACAGCAAAATGGGAGATGGGTGCCATTAACAGAAGCGATATTTTCAACAGATGCAACCGGCAAAGCAGGAGATCGTTTTGATATTGGAGCCGGTGTTGCCAATGAACAGTTTTATCTGTGGAATGGTGGTTTTATGGCTCAGGAAGGGAAACCTGGCGATTCCTTCAAAAGAAACAATACTTCAAAAGCACCCACTATTGATTATACAAAAGATGCCGATAGTCTGGCACAGGCAAAAAAAGATATCGAAGAGATAGCCACTGCTGTTCAAGCAGGTAAAATCGATACAACAGGCAGTATTGAATCTGTTTATTATCATATTCTCCAACAGGGCACCGGCGATTTTGTGTCAGTCACAGATACCGTCACTGTTCATTATAAAGGGTCATTGTTGACGGATGGAAGCATCTTTGATCAGACAAGAGATAATCCCGCTACTTTTCCGTTAAGAAGATTGATACGTGGATGGCAACTGGCACTTCCAAAATGTAGAGTAGGAGGTAAGGTAAGAGTGATCATTCCATCTGCCCAGGCTTATGGAATCAGAACCAGAAGCAAAGATATTCCCCCTAATAAAGTATTGGTTTTTGATATTGAAGTAATCAGTACAAAAAGGCAGCAGTAA
- a CDS encoding response regulator transcription factor, with protein MKSFSTTAVANMANIKIIIADDHDIFRHGLQDILETVSHYQVIASCRNGTSLIEAAKNHQPDVIISDLKMPGMNGIDAIRSIHLDQPEIRFLALTHFDDEFMIASALDAGVTGYVTKGVNKDELFQAIDAVHKNLTYYCKSTSHKLALMVRKGIYNPFSQKQKQIFSDTEKKMIALICDDKSSKEIAQQLSLSVRTVENYRSAIFRKMNVNSLAGMTVYAIKNGLYQYEQPL; from the coding sequence ATGAAAAGCTTCTCTACTACTGCTGTCGCCAATATGGCCAACATTAAGATCATTATTGCTGATGATCATGATATATTTCGACATGGTTTACAGGATATCCTCGAAACAGTTTCTCACTATCAGGTAATAGCTAGTTGTCGGAACGGAACAAGCTTGATCGAAGCTGCCAAAAATCATCAGCCTGATGTAATTATCAGCGATCTTAAAATGCCAGGCATGAATGGAATTGACGCGATCAGAAGCATTCACCTTGACCAACCCGAGATTCGCTTTCTCGCACTCACCCATTTTGACGATGAATTTATGATCGCATCTGCATTGGATGCAGGTGTAACTGGATATGTAACAAAAGGGGTGAACAAAGATGAATTATTCCAAGCGATAGATGCTGTTCATAAAAACCTTACTTATTACTGTAAGAGTACTTCCCATAAACTTGCATTGATGGTGAGAAAAGGTATTTATAACCCCTTTTCTCAAAAACAAAAACAGATATTTTCAGATACAGAAAAGAAAATGATCGCATTGATCTGTGATGACAAAAGCAGTAAAGAGATCGCACAACAGCTTTCTTTAAGTGTTAGAACTGTTGAAAATTATCGTTCTGCTATTTTTAGAAAAATGAATGTCAATAGTTTAGCAGGTATGACCGTATATGCCATCAAAAACGGGCTCTATCAATATGAACAACCTTTATGA
- a CDS encoding TonB-dependent receptor produces the protein MKRIGNTTARFITFVLVLLITLTPRSVFASGDEPGSAIIKGKVLTNHGTPIIYATITIKENNRTVLTDEEGFFAFRNMHAGTYSLIVSSSGFGTATKVVEVQEKETSVISITIETGITELAEVTVNSGRRKFYRVSSESVARMPLKNLENPQVYNTITASLLQEQVITQFDDALKNAPGIDKLWSSTGRGSDGAAYFSLRGFSVQPSMINGVAGLTNGGLDPANIERIEVIKGPSGTLFGSSLVSFGGLINLQTKRPYDTTGGEISYTGGGFGLNRLTTDINSPLNASKTALFRLNTAYHAEGSFQDAGFRKSLFIAPSFSFKANEKLSFLLNTEFYQSESTNPLMLFLNRTRKLNATTVNELKVDFNRSFTSNDITIKTPTVNLFGQMTYKFNSIWTSQTNISRSTRKSDGYYSYVMYILPGDSLLNRYVSNQNATGYSTSFQQNFMGDFYVGKMRNRMVAGIDVLHLSAQNNSSAYVLFDTVNAIRSDSKYTQLNKAALDNRFAQNNNPTRNTTNSYTYSAYISNVLNITDQLMAMMSVRLDRFDNKGTLTHRTNTIAGAFAQTAVSPKFGLVYQILKDKVSLFGNYMNGFRNVNTVTQPDGSVSNFKPQQANQWEGGVKAELLNRKITASLSYYNIYVTNITRPDPSRAGFTIQDGNMSSRGFEADISANPLPGLNLIAGYSFNKSLNDKTDAASNGRRPVTAGPEQLMNLWASYQFVQGKLKGWGIGFGGNHASENIITNNSVNGLFTIPAYTVAHSTLFYNAASFRIALKVDNVFNERYFKGWTTVEPQLPRRVSANISFRF, from the coding sequence ATGAAAAGAATAGGAAATACAACTGCTCGTTTTATCACATTCGTTCTAGTCTTACTGATCACTCTTACACCCCGATCAGTTTTTGCATCCGGAGATGAACCAGGATCAGCCATCATCAAAGGGAAAGTATTGACCAATCATGGTACTCCGATCATCTATGCTACCATTACCATTAAAGAGAATAATAGAACTGTATTGACGGATGAAGAAGGTTTTTTTGCCTTCAGAAACATGCATGCAGGAACCTATTCATTGATCGTAAGTTCTTCAGGATTTGGTACTGCTACAAAAGTTGTTGAGGTACAAGAAAAAGAAACCAGTGTTATATCCATTACCATTGAAACCGGTATTACAGAACTAGCAGAAGTTACAGTAAACAGTGGCAGAAGAAAGTTTTACCGTGTATCGAGTGAATCAGTGGCGCGTATGCCCTTGAAGAACCTGGAAAATCCGCAAGTATATAATACCATCACTGCCAGTTTGCTGCAGGAACAAGTGATTACACAATTTGATGATGCTTTAAAAAATGCCCCGGGCATTGATAAATTATGGAGTTCTACCGGAAGAGGTAGTGATGGAGCGGCTTATTTCTCTTTGCGTGGATTTAGCGTACAACCTTCGATGATCAATGGAGTGGCTGGATTAACCAATGGTGGATTGGATCCTGCTAATATCGAAAGGATTGAGGTCATTAAAGGTCCTTCGGGAACTTTATTTGGAAGTAGTCTTGTGTCTTTTGGTGGATTGATCAACTTACAAACAAAACGTCCATATGATACTACAGGTGGAGAGATCAGTTATACCGGGGGAGGTTTCGGATTGAATAGATTAACTACAGATATCAACTCACCGTTGAATGCTTCTAAAACAGCTTTATTCAGACTGAATACTGCCTATCATGCTGAAGGAAGTTTTCAGGATGCTGGTTTTAGAAAATCTTTATTCATAGCACCTTCCTTTTCTTTCAAAGCCAATGAGAAACTCTCTTTTTTATTGAACACTGAATTTTACCAGTCAGAATCAACCAACCCGTTGATGTTGTTCTTAAATAGAACCAGAAAGCTCAACGCCACCACTGTTAATGAATTAAAGGTAGACTTCAACCGATCCTTCACCAGTAATGATATTACGATCAAAACTCCAACAGTGAATTTATTTGGACAAATGACGTATAAGTTTAATAGTATCTGGACCTCGCAAACCAATATTTCAAGAAGTACTCGTAAGTCAGATGGTTATTATTCTTATGTCATGTATATTCTTCCCGGTGATTCTTTATTGAATCGTTATGTCAGTAATCAAAATGCAACAGGGTATTCTACCAGTTTTCAGCAAAACTTTATGGGTGATTTTTATGTTGGTAAGATGAGAAATAGAATGGTTGCAGGGATTGATGTATTACACCTCTCGGCTCAAAACAATAGCTCAGCTTATGTATTATTTGATACGGTGAATGCTATCAGATCAGATAGTAAGTATACACAACTAAATAAGGCAGCTTTAGACAACAGATTTGCCCAAAACAATAATCCAACCAGAAATACAACCAATAGCTACACCTATAGTGCCTATATATCCAATGTGTTAAATATCACAGATCAGCTAATGGCAATGATGAGTGTGCGATTAGATCGTTTTGATAATAAAGGTACTTTAACCCATCGAACCAATACCATCGCAGGAGCATTTGCGCAAACAGCTGTATCACCCAAATTCGGATTAGTGTATCAGATCCTAAAAGACAAAGTCTCCTTATTTGGCAATTACATGAATGGATTTAGAAATGTAAATACTGTTACACAGCCTGATGGAAGCGTCAGTAATTTCAAGCCTCAACAGGCTAATCAGTGGGAGGGAGGTGTAAAAGCAGAATTGCTGAATAGAAAGATCACAGCTTCATTATCATACTACAATATTTACGTAACCAATATTACTCGTCCAGATCCATCGAGAGCAGGCTTTACGATTCAGGATGGAAATATGTCGAGTAGAGGATTCGAAGCCGATATTTCTGCCAATCCACTACCCGGATTGAACCTGATAGCAGGTTATAGTTTCAACAAAAGTTTGAATGATAAAACAGATGCGGCAAGTAATGGCAGACGCCCGGTAACTGCGGGTCCTGAGCAGCTTATGAATTTGTGGGCGAGTTATCAGTTTGTTCAAGGGAAATTAAAAGGCTGGGGTATCGGATTCGGTGGCAACCATGCGAGTGAAAATATCATCACTAATAACAGTGTGAACGGACTGTTTACCATTCCTGCGTATACTGTTGCTCATTCAACTTTATTTTATAATGCCGCTTCGTTTAGAATTGCATTGAAAGTAGATAATGTTTTCAATGAGCGTTATTTCAAAGGGTGGACAACCGTAGAACCTCAGTTGCCACGCAGAGTATCTGCGAATATTAGTTTCCGTTTTTAA
- a CDS encoding bestrophin family ion channel, whose amino-acid sequence MISYNPKDWLRFLFTLHRTDTVRQLFPLIIFIGFYSWGIVYLEANYLKLTQNSYAKNITTMHSLLGFAISMLLVFRTNTAYDRWWEGRKLWGALVNNSRNLAVKMNSILSREDEKNRSFFKKIIPLFASELCIHLQNEKTRLALDADPHPEIAGFDSSKHIPNQIVALMMNKVHLLHRDKHISDHQLLFLNHELQSFLDICGACERIKNTPIPYSYSAFIKKFIFFYVITLPLGFALSLGYLTIPVVIFIFYVLASLEIIAEEIEDPFGKDDNDLPMQKIAANIGKNIHDILT is encoded by the coding sequence ATGATCAGTTACAACCCAAAAGATTGGCTTCGCTTTTTATTCACTTTACATCGGACAGATACGGTCCGACAACTTTTCCCACTGATTATTTTCATTGGCTTTTACTCATGGGGAATCGTATACCTGGAAGCCAACTATCTGAAGCTGACACAAAACAGCTATGCAAAAAATATTACGACCATGCATAGCTTATTGGGTTTTGCGATTTCTATGCTATTGGTTTTTCGCACCAATACCGCTTATGACAGGTGGTGGGAAGGGAGAAAATTGTGGGGTGCACTGGTGAATAACAGTCGCAACCTTGCCGTAAAAATGAATAGTATTCTTTCAAGAGAGGATGAGAAAAACAGAAGTTTCTTCAAAAAGATCATCCCGCTTTTCGCAAGTGAATTGTGCATCCATCTTCAAAATGAAAAAACCAGATTGGCATTAGATGCTGATCCTCATCCTGAGATTGCAGGTTTTGACAGTAGTAAACATATCCCTAATCAGATAGTAGCATTGATGATGAACAAAGTTCATCTACTCCACCGAGACAAACATATTTCTGATCATCAATTGCTGTTCTTGAATCATGAGTTACAATCTTTTCTCGATATCTGTGGCGCCTGTGAAAGAATAAAAAATACGCCTATTCCTTATTCCTACAGTGCATTTATTAAGAAATTCATTTTCTTCTATGTCATCACATTACCCTTAGGCTTTGCGTTGAGTTTGGGTTATCTCACAATTCCGGTAGTGATTTTTATTTTCTATGTGCTGGCAAGTCTTGAAATCATCGCAGAAGAAATAGAAGATCCTTTTGGAAAAGATGATAATGATCTGCCGATGCAAAAAATAGCGGCAAACATTGGAAAAAATATTCACGACATTTTAACCTGA
- the mgtE gene encoding magnesium transporter — MSLELEQPDLNEQFEELIEKEDKLEIREFLDHQNISDVAGLINDFPEYEAQIIANMAIHRAASVFKILDIAQQKDIVKELPSSKTAELLNELPADDRTDFLEELPKAAIRDLIKLLDPEERKITLSMLGYPEDSVGRLMTPDYVYVYAHNTVSEVFTTIRKFGKNSETIDVIYVIDEHGALIDDIRIRDVILAAPDKRMDEVIDGRVVSLNVHDDQEHANQIFKMNNRVALPVVDDNNILLGIVTIDDMLWVANEEFSEDMQKIGGTEALNEPYLDIPLFKLFRKRVGWLIVLFLGEMLTATAMGYFEDEIAKAVVLALFVPLIISSGGNSGSQASTLIIQAMAVGEITIGDWWRVLRREILSGLLLGAVLGIIGFVRVAVWHSFFPDIYGDHWMMIAFTVGFSLVGVVLWGTLSGSMLPIFLKRLGADPAVSSAPFVATLVDVTGLIIYFSFAYFFLQGLLL; from the coding sequence ATGTCATTGGAATTGGAACAACCGGATTTAAATGAGCAGTTTGAAGAACTGATCGAAAAAGAGGATAAGCTGGAGATCAGAGAATTTCTGGATCATCAGAATATCAGTGATGTTGCCGGACTCATCAATGACTTTCCTGAGTATGAGGCACAGATCATCGCCAATATGGCCATACACCGTGCTGCCAGCGTTTTCAAGATCTTAGACATTGCACAACAGAAAGATATTGTAAAAGAACTGCCCTCTTCCAAAACAGCCGAACTACTCAATGAGTTACCTGCAGATGACCGTACAGACTTTTTGGAAGAGTTACCCAAAGCAGCTATCAGAGACCTGATCAAATTATTAGACCCCGAAGAAAGAAAGATCACACTGTCCATGTTGGGATATCCGGAAGACAGTGTGGGCCGACTGATGACCCCTGATTATGTATATGTGTATGCACACAATACTGTATCAGAAGTTTTTACCACCATTAGAAAATTTGGAAAGAATAGTGAAACCATTGATGTCATCTATGTGATCGATGAACATGGAGCCCTGATCGATGATATCAGGATCAGAGATGTGATCCTGGCAGCCCCTGATAAGCGCATGGATGAAGTAATTGATGGAAGGGTGGTTTCCTTGAATGTGCATGATGACCAAGAACATGCCAATCAGATCTTCAAAATGAATAACCGCGTTGCTTTGCCTGTAGTAGATGACAATAATATCCTGCTTGGCATCGTAACCATTGATGACATGTTGTGGGTAGCAAATGAAGAATTCAGTGAAGACATGCAGAAGATCGGGGGTACAGAAGCTTTAAATGAGCCTTATTTAGATATCCCTTTATTCAAACTGTTCAGAAAAAGAGTGGGCTGGCTCATCGTTCTTTTTTTGGGAGAAATGCTCACGGCTACCGCGATGGGATATTTCGAAGATGAAATTGCCAAAGCTGTTGTATTGGCATTATTTGTTCCCTTGATCATTTCCAGTGGCGGTAACAGTGGTTCACAGGCCTCTACCTTAATTATACAGGCCATGGCCGTGGGAGAAATTACGATCGGTGATTGGTGGCGTGTATTAAGAAGAGAGATCTTAAGCGGACTTTTACTTGGAGCCGTATTAGGTATCATCGGCTTTGTTCGTGTTGCAGTATGGCATTCCTTCTTTCCCGATATCTATGGAGACCATTGGATGATGATCGCATTCACGGTTGGATTTTCATTGGTAGGTGTAGTGCTTTGGGGAACACTTTCAGGATCTATGTTGCCCATTTTTCTGAAGAGACTAGGGGCTGACCCCGCAGTTTCTTCCGCTCCTTTTGTTGCAACTTTAGTGGATGTTACCGGACTGATTATTTATTTCAGCTTCGCGTATTTCTTTTTACAAGGACTCTTACTCTAA
- a CDS encoding PepSY-associated TM helix domain-containing protein, with amino-acid sequence MFLKLPPAIRKIILQIHLWLGLITGLVVFIVSITGAIYCFAPELQQLTQPYRSVEAKRDRFLPASTLIAIAEKQIPDKKAKRLYYGQPNKAAYALFFEKGGYYHTVFMNPYDGTVLKTKNMRKDFYNIILYLHFTLLIPYGQEIVGWSTLIFFIMIISGIILWWPRNKAATKARFQIKLKASPKRLNYDLHNVLGFYSSWVLIFTVFTGLIWAFDGFANTIYKLTGEKHSIIQQKLPVSDTSQKNMLTPQKAIDKVWYQVENEMRSTYKAVELILPQTDSAAILLRANPSEKTFYKTDYRYFDQYTGREFDNAYGWGKYSDVTTLSDRIRRMNYDIHIGAVMGYPGRIAAFLAALIAASLPITGLLIWLGKRKRK; translated from the coding sequence GTGTTTCTAAAACTACCACCAGCGATTCGGAAGATCATTTTACAAATACATCTCTGGCTCGGACTTATTACCGGGCTAGTGGTATTCATTGTTTCGATTACAGGCGCTATTTATTGTTTTGCACCCGAATTACAACAACTAACACAACCATACAGATCTGTAGAAGCTAAAAGAGACCGTTTTTTACCAGCTTCTACATTAATAGCAATTGCTGAAAAGCAGATACCTGATAAAAAAGCCAAGCGACTGTATTATGGTCAGCCAAACAAAGCTGCCTATGCTTTATTTTTTGAAAAGGGCGGATACTACCATACTGTATTTATGAACCCTTATGATGGTACGGTGCTGAAGACAAAAAATATGCGGAAAGATTTTTACAACATCATTCTGTATTTGCATTTTACATTATTGATTCCTTATGGTCAGGAAATTGTAGGCTGGAGTACACTCATTTTTTTCATTATGATCATTAGTGGAATCATTTTATGGTGGCCAAGAAATAAAGCAGCAACAAAAGCAAGATTTCAAATCAAATTGAAAGCTTCTCCCAAGCGATTAAATTATGACTTGCATAACGTGCTCGGCTTTTATAGTAGTTGGGTACTCATATTCACCGTTTTTACCGGACTGATTTGGGCATTTGATGGTTTTGCTAATACGATATACAAACTTACCGGTGAAAAACATTCTATCATTCAACAAAAACTACCTGTATCTGATACTAGCCAAAAAAATATGCTAACTCCACAAAAAGCAATTGATAAAGTTTGGTATCAGGTTGAAAATGAGATGCGTAGTACGTATAAAGCAGTAGAATTGATTTTACCACAAACTGATAGTGCCGCAATTTTGTTGAGGGCTAACCCGTCTGAAAAAACATTTTATAAAACAGACTACCGCTACTTTGATCAATATACAGGCAGGGAATTTGATAATGCATATGGCTGGGGTAAATACAGTGATGTGACAACATTATCTGATCGTATCCGTAGAATGAATTATGATATACATATCGGAGCTGTAATGGGTTATCCGGGCAGGATTGCAGCTTTCTTAGCTGCACTGATTGCAGCGAGTTTACCAATAACAGGTCTGTTGATTTGGTTAGGCAAAAGAAAGAGAAAATAA
- a CDS encoding GH1 family beta-glucosidase, with the protein MHQQHALLKQSFGKDFLWGVAISAAQNEGAWNIDGRGPSIWDQFSKRQGKIKGNAKPNTACDFYYRYKDDLMLVKAMGFNCFRFSISWSRILPEGTGKINKEGVAFYDRIIDECLQLGLVPFITLYHWDLPAALQKEGGWASHQMLKWFTRFVQVCTDAYGDRVKNWIVLNEPMGFTSLGYMLGKHAPGKTGLSNFLPAVHNAVLCQAEGGRIIRANISRANIGTSFSCSEVMPYTQKEEDIKAARRADILLNRLFIEPLLGRGYPQEPGFTLLDKLHLYNKAWKYTEQMQFNFDFIGIQNYFSTTVKYNPLIPFVQASEVKAYTRKVPHTAMGWEINPESFYRMIKRFWLYGGVKQIIISESGAAFKDRLMQGEVNDIDRIQYFQQYLTAALRAKKEGVNIGGYLAWTLTDNFEWAEGYQARFGLVHVDFATQLRTIKQSGYWFRDFLTAKS; encoded by the coding sequence TTGCATCAGCAGCACGCATTACTCAAACAGTCATTCGGTAAAGATTTCTTATGGGGAGTTGCGATCTCAGCTGCACAAAACGAAGGTGCGTGGAATATAGATGGCCGGGGTCCATCCATCTGGGATCAGTTTTCAAAACGACAAGGTAAGATCAAGGGCAATGCAAAACCCAACACAGCCTGTGATTTCTACTATCGTTATAAAGATGACCTCATGCTTGTAAAGGCAATGGGCTTTAACTGCTTTCGATTCTCTATTTCATGGAGCCGAATTTTGCCGGAAGGAACCGGTAAGATCAATAAAGAAGGTGTTGCCTTTTATGATCGCATTATTGATGAATGTTTACAACTTGGATTGGTTCCTTTTATAACCCTTTATCATTGGGATCTTCCGGCAGCACTACAGAAAGAAGGTGGTTGGGCAAGTCATCAGATGCTTAAATGGTTTACACGATTTGTACAAGTTTGCACTGATGCTTATGGAGACCGTGTTAAAAACTGGATCGTCTTGAATGAGCCAATGGGTTTTACTTCACTGGGTTATATGCTTGGTAAACATGCTCCGGGCAAGACAGGACTCAGTAATTTTCTACCTGCTGTACACAACGCTGTTTTATGTCAGGCAGAAGGTGGAAGAATCATCAGGGCCAATATTTCAAGAGCTAATATTGGTACCAGTTTCTCCTGCAGTGAGGTAATGCCGTACACGCAAAAAGAAGAAGATATAAAGGCTGCGCGAAGGGCGGATATCTTATTGAATCGATTATTCATTGAGCCACTACTTGGCAGAGGGTATCCACAGGAACCAGGATTTACACTACTCGATAAATTACATCTCTATAATAAAGCATGGAAATACACTGAACAAATGCAGTTCAATTTTGATTTTATAGGAATACAAAATTATTTCAGTACGACTGTAAAATATAATCCGTTGATACCGTTTGTACAGGCTTCTGAAGTCAAAGCATATACTCGTAAAGTTCCTCATACGGCTATGGGGTGGGAGATCAATCCTGAAAGTTTTTACAGAATGATCAAACGATTTTGGTTATACGGTGGCGTTAAGCAGATCATTATTTCAGAAAGCGGTGCTGCATTTAAAGATCGGTTGATGCAAGGTGAAGTCAATGATATTGATCGTATTCAATATTTTCAGCAATACCTGACAGCTGCTTTGCGTGCCAAAAAAGAAGGGGTCAATATTGGTGGATACCTCGCATGGACACTCACAGATAATTTTGAATGGGCCGAAGGATACCAGGCTCGTTTTGGGTTGGTTCATGTGGATTTTGCCACCCAACTTCGAACCATCAAACAATCAGGATATTGGTTCAGAGACTTTCTGACCGCAAAAAGCTGA
- a CDS encoding DUF6265 family protein, which yields MKKSTILILLLMGSIISYGQNNSAVQWMIGTWKISTPQGTILEIWQTKNDSTLQGRSLFVKSNGDSIPQETIELAYRKGDWYYSPTVMNQNDGNAVPFKIIFMRGTEFISENPTHDFPQRIAYRRIKQHMYASIEGKRNGKYSKQNFDFTNE from the coding sequence ATGAAAAAAAGTACAATATTGATTCTGCTCTTGATGGGAAGCATTATCAGTTATGGTCAAAACAATTCTGCCGTTCAGTGGATGATCGGGACCTGGAAGATCAGCACTCCACAAGGAACAATCTTGGAGATATGGCAAACAAAAAATGACAGTACGTTACAGGGGCGTAGCTTATTTGTAAAGTCAAATGGTGACAGTATTCCACAGGAAACAATCGAACTGGCTTATCGAAAAGGGGACTGGTATTATTCACCTACAGTGATGAATCAGAATGACGGGAATGCGGTTCCTTTTAAAATTATATTCATGCGGGGTACAGAATTCATTAGCGAAAACCCTACCCATGATTTTCCACAACGTATTGCTTACAGGAGAATCAAACAACATATGTATGCAAGTATTGAGGGAAAAAGAAATGGAAAATACAGTAAACAGAATTTTGACTTCACGAATGAATAA
- a CDS encoding SET domain-containing protein: protein MILPFLTIGPSENRGRGVFTTEDIAIDTVIEISPVLVLTPEERKNVEQTILFDYIFEWGDEMKGACVALGYVSVYNHSYAANCIYEMDFEHELIQIRTVKPVNAGEELFINYNADPDDTKPIWFEAT, encoded by the coding sequence ATGATTCTACCTTTTCTTACCATAGGTCCATCTGAGAACAGAGGCAGAGGTGTTTTTACAACAGAAGACATAGCCATCGATACGGTTATTGAAATATCTCCGGTATTGGTACTAACTCCGGAAGAACGAAAAAATGTAGAACAAACGATATTGTTTGATTATATTTTTGAATGGGGGGATGAAATGAAAGGGGCCTGTGTTGCATTGGGATATGTATCGGTGTACAATCATTCCTATGCAGCCAATTGTATCTATGAGATGGATTTCGAACATGAACTGATACAGATCAGAACTGTGAAACCTGTCAATGCAGGAGAAGAACTTTTTATCAACTATAATGCAGATCCGGATGATACCAAACCTATATGGTTTGAAGCTACCTGA